In one Mucilaginibacter sp. PAMB04168 genomic region, the following are encoded:
- a CDS encoding thioredoxin-like domain-containing protein, translating into MSFVRILVLLFTVTLYARSVNAQTPAPANYKLIVNLDRAPFDSLFLQDYTEGRNVLIAGKKTKEYTWEITIPNYVVDNSQNMILLASPYDAEHNSKKMIRFVTHKLGKKVIFANGGVEENDNYIYGTYANTVVFPEEQLLLKVNNKDSVALGKLICIDFNLIIKDQHSDIAVRAQDPFFSWFVDANNEIISYDNYLSSYIQMARKYPGSRFLMNSLAVNLTRYKSKEDIRKVYDCFSAKHKNTFVAKHIEEFLSNKKFQNASLTTLNQTTKEEIIQDTSKYNLIIFTASWCTPCIEEIPLLKNIYQDLGKNLILTYISIDNDSGVASFKKLLQRKQIPWRSLLAFQEVENIKQRYFIEGIPHSILVHPNKAMEVIDVRKRSDRSKLYAIVKSFNNHN; encoded by the coding sequence ATGAGCTTCGTACGAATCCTTGTGCTCTTGTTTACGGTAACGCTTTACGCTCGTTCGGTAAATGCGCAAACCCCCGCTCCAGCAAATTACAAACTGATTGTAAATTTAGATAGGGCCCCATTCGATTCTTTATTTCTTCAAGATTATACCGAAGGCAGGAATGTATTGATTGCGGGTAAGAAAACGAAAGAATATACATGGGAAATCACTATACCCAATTATGTGGTCGACAACTCGCAAAACATGATATTATTAGCTTCGCCTTATGATGCTGAGCATAATTCAAAAAAGATGATACGTTTTGTGACCCATAAGTTAGGCAAAAAAGTCATTTTCGCCAATGGAGGTGTAGAGGAAAATGATAATTACATCTATGGTACTTATGCCAATACGGTTGTTTTTCCTGAAGAACAACTTCTTTTAAAAGTGAACAATAAAGACTCCGTTGCTCTTGGGAAGCTGATCTGTATTGATTTTAATCTAATTATTAAAGATCAGCATTCAGATATTGCCGTTAGGGCTCAGGATCCCTTTTTTAGTTGGTTTGTAGACGCAAACAATGAGATTATCTCCTATGATAATTACTTGTCTTCTTACATTCAGATGGCCCGAAAGTACCCTGGTTCGAGGTTTTTGATGAACAGCCTTGCTGTCAATCTTACAAGATACAAGTCAAAAGAAGATATTAGGAAGGTTTATGATTGCTTCTCAGCCAAGCATAAAAATACATTTGTGGCAAAACATATTGAGGAATTTTTGTCTAACAAGAAGTTTCAAAATGCGTCTTTAACAACCTTAAATCAAACTACAAAAGAGGAAATCATTCAGGACACTTCAAAATATAACCTGATAATTTTTACAGCATCCTGGTGTACACCTTGTATTGAAGAGATTCCGCTGCTTAAAAACATTTATCAAGACCTTGGTAAAAATCTGATTCTCACTTATATTTCGATTGATAATGACTCAGGCGTTGCCTCCTTTAAAAAACTGCTGCAAAGAAAACAGATTCCTTGGCGAAGCTTATTGGCTTTTCAAGAGGTTGAAAATATCAAACAAAGATATTTTATAGAAGGGATTCCGCACAGCATATTAGTTCATCCCAATAAGGCAATGGAAGTTATTGATGTCCGAAAAAGGAGTGATCGCTCAAAGTTATACGCTATTGTTAAATCCTTTAACAATCATAATTAA